From the Streptomyces sp. SN-593 genome, the window GGCGTCGGAGAAGTACTTGGAGTAGGTCCAGCCGCCGAGCGACACCAGGATCTTCAGGTTCGGGTACTTCGCCTTCAGCTCCTTGAGCTGGTTGAAGTTGCCCACGATCGGCTGGTTGTAGACGTCGGCGGTGCCGTTGACGCTGATGTCGGAGCCGAACGACTTCTGGTAGTCGGCGAAGGCGTCACCCGCGCCGTCGCCCGCGTTCGGGTCCTGCTCGTTCGTGGAGTCCGACGCCTTGGTCGCCTCGAAGCAGGTGAGGTTCGTCGGGTCGATGTTCTCGAACGAGTAGTTGAGGATGTCGAGCTTGCCGGCGATGCCCTCGGTGTCGAGGTTCTTGGGGTAGAAGGCGTTGCCGTAGACGCTCCACTGGTCGTAGTAGGCGATCTTGGCCCCGCCGCTGCTCGCGGCCGCGGGCTGGGCGGCGGCCGCCTTCGCCGCGGTCCCGGCGGAGTCCGCCTGCGCGGTGCCGACACCGCCGACCAGGGCGGCGAACAGGCCCAGTCCGACGGCGGCGCTCGTGGCGGCGGCCACGAACGCTCTCTTCCTTGACCTTGACTGCACGAGGACCTCCGGGGGGAGAGGGAGGAGCAACAGGGGCGACCAGAATGGTTAACCCTTGGTCAAGTGCACGTCAATGGTCTGCACCAGACTTGGACTAGACCAATTTGACGACGGCGGGGCATACCGCGACCGCCGGCGGACCCGGTGCGGGGGTCCGCCGGCGGCGGTGACGAGGGCTTTAAGCCGCGCTTAAGTCGGACAGCGGCGGCCGCTCGCGGCGCGGACCACCGACCCGTCGGTAACCGGGCTTTAACCGGCGCGGACGGCAGGCGGGCAGCCCGGGACGGCGCGGGAGCGCTCCCCCGCTCCTTCGCAGGAGCACTCCCCCGCTCCCTTCGTAGGAAGGCTCCTCACGCCTCCGCGGAAAGGCTCTTCACGACTGCACGAATGCGCGGGAGGAGCCTCACGCCTCCGCGGCGACGTCCTTCGGGAGGCCGTACGCGTCCGCGATCAGTTCGTACGAGCGCAGCCGCGCGGACGGCGTGTGCGCGTTGGCGGTGATCACCAGTTCGTCGGTGCCGGTGCGCTCCACCAGTTCGTCGAGCCCGGCGCGGACCGTCGCCGGGTCGCCGTGGATCACGTTTCCGAGCCAGGAGTCGACGAAGTCCCGCTCGACCGGGCTGAACTCGTACGCCGCCGCCTCGTCCGGGGTCGGCACCAGCCCGGGGCGGCCGGTGCGCAGCCGGAGCATGCTCAGCGCGCCGGTGAGCACCTGGCGGCGGGCCTCCTCCGGGTCCTCGGCCGCCAGCGCGGCCACGCCGATCGAGGCGTAGGGGCGGTCCAGGACCGCGGAGGGGCGGAACGACTCGCGGTAGAGCGCCAGCGCGGGCAGCGTGTTGGCGGCGGAGAAGTGGTGCGCGAAGGAGAAGGGCAGGCCGAGCGCCCCGGCCAGTTGCGCGCTGAAGCCGGAGGAGCCCAGCAGCCACACGCTCGGCCGGGCCCGGGACTGCACCCCGCCGGGCGCGCTGCCCTGGACCGGACCGGGGATGGCGTGGATGCGGGCGTACCGGTGGCCGTCGGGGAAGGTGTCGTCCAGGAACCGGGTCAGCTCGGCGAGCTGGCGCGGGAAGTCGTCGGCGCCTTCGTGCAGCGTCTCGGTGCGGCGCAGCGCGGCGGCGGTGGCGCCGTCGGTACCGGGGGCGCGGCCCAGGCCCAGGTCGATCCGGCCGGGCGCGAGCGCCTCCAGGGTGCCGAACTGCTCGGCGATCACCAGGGGCGCGTGGTTGGGCAGCATCACGCCGCCCGAGCCGAGCCGCAGGGTGCCGGTGTGGGCGGCGAGGTGGGCCAGGATCACCGCGGGCGAGGAGCTGGCCACGCCGGGCATCGAGTGGTGCTCGGCGACCCACATCCGGTGGTACCCGCGGGTCTCGGCGACCCGGGCGATCTCCACGCTGGTGCGCAGCGCGTCGGTGGCGGTGTACCCGCTGCCGACGGTGGCCAGATCCAGCACCGACAGGGGCACCGGCGCGCTCCCGCGGGCCGTCCCCCGGATACCGTGTCCCGGGTCGGGCAGGGTTGCGTCGGCCACGGCGGGCGCCTCCTCGGTCGTCGGTCACCGCGCCCGCGGACCGGATCCGGCGGCGGGTCCGGCCCGCCGGGGCGAAGTGGGGTACGGGTCCGTCCCGTCCGCCGGGTGCAACCGGAGCGCGCACCCGCCTTATTCCCGCCTCCGCGCGCTCCCGCCGGGTCGGCCGGAAACAGCACTTGCAGATCAGCCACAAGAGGGCAATGACCATGACATATGCCAGCGTGGCGCCTTCCTGCGTATACGGCCGTGGCCGGTGGGAATAGCTTTCAACCGCCTCTGCCCGAAAGCCCATTGGCGCTATCGTGGAGTACCGTCCCACCGCGGGTCAGCCCTTGACACTGACCCATGACCAGCGGTCGGACCAGGCACGCAGACGGTCTTACCTTGCAGGGGGTCACCGTGGCGCTCGAACACCGACAGGTCGGACCGGGGGTGTACGCGGTCCAGTACGCACTGCGCGTACTGGAATCCGTGCACACGCACAACGACGGCGTCAGCGCCGAACAGCTCTCCCGCGAGATCGGCGTGCCCCTGGGCTATCTCAGCCAGGTGCTCTCGATGCTGCGCCGGGAACGCTACCTCGGATTCCTGCCCGGCGGCGGATACGTGGTCGGCGAGTCCCTGGTGCTGCTCGGCGCCCCCAACCGCGACCTCGCGCTCGCCGAGAAGCTCAAGGTGATCCTCAAGGAGCTGCGCGACGAGGTCGACGCCGCCGTCTACTTCAGCCGGTACGACGACGGCGAGGTGCGGATCATCGACTTCGCCGACGGCCCCAACGCGCCGAAGGTCAACGAGTGGGTCGACTTCCGCTCCGCCGCCCACGCCAGCGCGGTCGGCAAGTGCCTGCTCGCCCAGCTCGACCACGACGGCCGCCGCGAGCACCTGTCCCGGCACCGCCCGGCCCGCCTCACCTCGCGCACCGAGATCGACGACCGCGTGCTGCTCACCAAGCTGGAGCGGCAGCCCGCCAGCGTCCCCACCCTCGACCTCCAGGAGTACGCGGTCGGCACCGTCTGCGCGGCGATCCCGGTCACCATCGGCAGCACCGTCGCGTGCCTGGCGCTGTCCATGCCCTACGCCCAGGCGCACCGGCTGCGGCCGGCCGTGGACACCCTGCACGAACGGGCCGCCCCGGTACTGCTGAGCATGAGCATCTGATTTTCTCCGCGGGGCCGCGATGCGGTACTGTTTTCCACGTCAGCAGGCGCCGCTAGCTCAGTTGGTTAGAGCAGCTGACTCTTAATCAGCGGGTCCGGGGTTCGAGTCCCTGGCGGCGCACATGACGCAGGAGGTCTGGGTCCCGACCGGTCGGAAACGACGGGTCGGGGGTCAGACCTTCTCCGCTTTCCCGGCCCGCTCGGCCGTCCCGACCGCGGGGCCCCGCGGCTCCACCGCGTGCGCGGCGCCCACCAGGCGGTCCCGCCCCGCGCCGTAGCCGAAACCGGCCATGGCGGCGTTCAGCGCGACCAGCAGCAGGAGCGAGGCGGTCCAGCCGCCGGTGGCGTCGTGCAGGATGCCGAGCAGCAGGGGGCCGGCCGCCGCGACGAGATAGCCGACGGACTGCGCCATCCCGGCCAGGGCGGCGACCTCTCCCGGACCGGTCGCGCGCTGCGACTGGAAGGTCAGCGCGAGCACCAGGCAGACACCGCCGCCGAGCCCCAGCAGGACGCAGGCCAAGACCGGCAGCCCCGGCGCGGCGAGCAGCACCGCGAAACCGCCCGCCACCAGCACGGACGCGGCCGCGGCGACCCACCGCTGGTCCTGGCGGCCCCGGGTGACCAAGGGCAGCAGCAGGGCGGCCGCCAGCGCGACGACCTGGTAGAAGAAGAGCATCCAGCCGGCGCCGGTGGTGCTCATCCCCTGGTGGGCGAGGATGCTCGGCAGCCAGGCGACGACCGTGTAGAAGCCGAGCGACTGCAGGCCCATGAAGAAGCTGACCTGCCACGCGAGCCACGAGCGCCACGGCGCCGGGCTGGGCGAGGTGCCGGCGGTGGCCGCCGGCCGGTCGCCGCGCGCCCGCGGCAGCCACACGGCCAGCGCGACGACAGCCACGACCAGCCCCCAGGCCAGCGACGTCCGCCACCCGCCGGGCACCGCGCCGGCCAGCGGCACGGAGATGCCCGAGGACACCGCCGCGACCAGGCCCATCACCGTGACGTAGAGGGAGCTGACCGCGTGGATGCGGGCCGGCGGGACGCGCTGCCGGATGATCGACGGCAGCAGTACGTTGCCGAAGGCGACGGCGGCGGACAGCACCGCGGTACCGGCGAACAGGCACGCGGTCGAGGGCAGGGACCGCACGACGGTGCCCGCGGCGAGGGACGCCAGGGACGCCACCAGGACGCGGGCCGGGCCGAAGCGGTGCGCCACCCGCCCCACGAACGGGGAGGTCACGGCGAACGCGAGCAACGGCAGCGTGCCGAGCACGCCGCCCCAGCTCGCCGCCAGGCCGGTGGAGTGCTCGATGTCCGGCAGCAGTGTGCCGACACCGGTGAGCGTCGCGCGCAGGTTCGCGGCCACCAGCAGGATCGCGACGACCAGGCCGGTGCCGACCGCGGCCGGCGCGGGCGCCGTCCGGGTCGTGGCGGTGCGGCTCATCGGTTTCCCTCCTCTTCGTGGCCGGCGTGGTTCAGTGCCACGATCCGCGCGGCGGCGTGGCGGGCTCCGGTCTCGTCGCGGGCCTCGATCGCGGCGACCAGGTCCTGGTGCAGCCGGGCGTGCGCGGCGAGCACGCCCGTGTCGAACGGCTGGCCGACCAGCGACGCGGTGATGGCGTGGCCGAGGTGGTCGTAGACCTCGGCGAGCAGCGGGTTGCCGCCCGCCCGTACGACCGCCTGGTGGAACCGGCCGTCGACCTC encodes:
- a CDS encoding LLM class flavin-dependent oxidoreductase; amino-acid sequence: MADATLPDPGHGIRGTARGSAPVPLSVLDLATVGSGYTATDALRTSVEIARVAETRGYHRMWVAEHHSMPGVASSSPAVILAHLAAHTGTLRLGSGGVMLPNHAPLVIAEQFGTLEALAPGRIDLGLGRAPGTDGATAAALRRTETLHEGADDFPRQLAELTRFLDDTFPDGHRYARIHAIPGPVQGSAPGGVQSRARPSVWLLGSSGFSAQLAGALGLPFSFAHHFSAANTLPALALYRESFRPSAVLDRPYASIGVAALAAEDPEEARRQVLTGALSMLRLRTGRPGLVPTPDEAAAYEFSPVERDFVDSWLGNVIHGDPATVRAGLDELVERTGTDELVITANAHTPSARLRSYELIADAYGLPKDVAAEA
- a CDS encoding IclR family transcriptional regulator, which codes for MALEHRQVGPGVYAVQYALRVLESVHTHNDGVSAEQLSREIGVPLGYLSQVLSMLRRERYLGFLPGGGYVVGESLVLLGAPNRDLALAEKLKVILKELRDEVDAAVYFSRYDDGEVRIIDFADGPNAPKVNEWVDFRSAAHASAVGKCLLAQLDHDGRREHLSRHRPARLTSRTEIDDRVLLTKLERQPASVPTLDLQEYAVGTVCAAIPVTIGSTVACLALSMPYAQAHRLRPAVDTLHERAAPVLLSMSI
- a CDS encoding MFS transporter, whose product is MSRTATTRTAPAPAAVGTGLVVAILLVAANLRATLTGVGTLLPDIEHSTGLAASWGGVLGTLPLLAFAVTSPFVGRVAHRFGPARVLVASLASLAAGTVVRSLPSTACLFAGTAVLSAAVAFGNVLLPSIIRQRVPPARIHAVSSLYVTVMGLVAAVSSGISVPLAGAVPGGWRTSLAWGLVVAVVALAVWLPRARGDRPAATAGTSPSPAPWRSWLAWQVSFFMGLQSLGFYTVVAWLPSILAHQGMSTTGAGWMLFFYQVVALAAALLLPLVTRGRQDQRWVAAAASVLVAGGFAVLLAAPGLPVLACVLLGLGGGVCLVLALTFQSQRATGPGEVAALAGMAQSVGYLVAAAGPLLLGILHDATGGWTASLLLLVALNAAMAGFGYGAGRDRLVGAAHAVEPRGPAVGTAERAGKAEKV